The segment TTTAAAGTCCAATATGGCAGATACACAGACTGAACAAAAACCTGTTGCAGAAGGAAAGAATGGCGATGGATATACTATAGAATCTACAGAAGGAGCGGGAAATTCTAATTCAGAAGATTATTCTGTATCAGGTATTCCTATTGGGAAAGAAGCAAAAGAACCCATAGCTGTATCCGAAAAGAACTACAATAACAGAAAAGAGTCTCCAGCATTTACTTTGGATACAACTATTGAGGGGGAGGGTGTGCTAGAGATTATGCAAGATGGTTATGGGTTTTTACGTTCATCTGATTATCATTATCTTGCAAGCCCAGATGATGTATATGTTTCTCCTTCCCAGATTAAGCTGTTTAACTTAAAAACAGGGGATACCATTAGAGGAAAAATACGCCCACCTAAAGAAGGAGAAAAATATTTTGCGCTGCTCAAAGTAGTTTATATGAATGGTGTAACTACAGAAGAAGGGCGAAATCGCATTCCTTTTGAACATCTTACGCCCCTTTTCCCACATGAAAAGCTGAATATATCCAATGGTGCTAATCAGTATTCTACGCGTATTATGGATTTATTTTCCCCTATTGGGAAAGGGCAACGAGGAATGATTGTTGCACAGCCTAAAACAGGCAAAACGGTACTCTTAAAAGAGATTGCCAATGCAATTGCGGCCAATCATCCCGAGGCCTATTTAATAGTACTTTTGATTGGAGAACGCCCTGAAGAAGTTACAGATATGGCTAGAAATGTAAAAGCAGAGGTAATTGCATCTACTTTTGATGAACAGGCTGAACGACACGTCAAGGTTTCTAATATTGTTCTAGAAAAGGCAAAAAGAATGGTCGAATGTGGTCGTGATGTAGTTATTTTATTAGACTCTATTACCCGCTTGGCCCGTGCACATAATACCGTTAGTCCTTCTTCTGGTAAAATACTTTCTGGTGGTATTGATGCAAATGCGCTCCATAAGCCACAGCGATTTTTTGGTGCAGCACGTAATGTAGAAAATGGTGGATCACTCACAATTTTAGCAACAGCGCTTATTGATACAGGATCTAAAATGGATGAAGTTATCTTTGAGGAATTTAAAGGTACTGGCAATATGGAGTTGCAATTGGATAGAAAATTAGCTAATAAACGCATTTATCCAGCTATTGATGTGCCAGCTTCTGGAACACGACGTGAAGAGTTGTTGATTGGAAAAGAAGAACTTGCACGTATTTGGATATTACGTAATATTATGTCAGATATGAGTTCTGTAGAAGCTATGGATTTTTTGCTAAAAAAAATGCGTGGTACTCGTAACAACGAAGAGTTTTTAGTTTCCATGAGTAATTAAACCAATATCCATGGTTTGTACCTACATAATGCGATTCATATTGCTTTAAAATCAATCAGATTCTTAATGAATAACTGAAAGCATGATGCTATGTAAGTGGTATCGTGCCATCTCTTTCCAATTATAGTAGAACATAGCAGTATGGCATGAATAATCGGTGGTAGTTTAAATACCATACGCCATAAAACGTTGAAATTGAATGGATTTATATTTCTTTAAGAAAAATTAGATAATTTTTCTTAAAGAAATATATTCAGGACTTTCGCACAATAGATAATTTTGCTTATATTTTTAGACATGGGCATGTTTTGCAATACTGATAATCAATATAAAATAAAATTTTGCTATTTTGTAGCCTGGTCTATATACAATGTTTTCAACTAAAAGTGCGAAAGTCCTGATATTTATGGGTAAGGGCCCTTATTTATTCTATTGGTATATCCTTTTCAAGGAGATGAGGTCTTCGCTCCTCTGTCCTTTTTATCATTTGTTGTTGTTTCCACTCTTGAATAGCTCTGTGATCTCCAGAAACTAATACATCTGGAACGGTTATCCCTTCATAAGCATAGGGTCGAGTATAAGCAGGAGGTGCTATCAAATTGTCTTGGAAAGAGTCTGTAAGCGCAGAACAAGCATCTGATATAACACCCGGTATAACTCGAACTATTGCATCTGCCAATATTATAGCTGGTAACTCACCACCAGAAAGAACATAATCTCCCAGGCTAATTTCCATTGTAATAAAATGCTCACGCACACGCTCATCAACACCTTTATAGTGACCACATAGCAATATAATATTTTGTTTCAGGGAGCATGCATTTATAAGCGATTGTGTAAGCTGTTTCCCATCTGGAGCCATGTAAATGATTTCATCATAATTGCGTGCTTTTTGAAGTGTACGTATGCAATTAACAATTGGTTCTATCATCAATAACATACCAGAATCTCCTCCATAAGGATAATCATCTATTTTGCCATGTTTATACAGTGTATAATCGCGTAAATTATGTACACATATGGAGAGTAAATTTTGCGTGATTGCCCTCTTAAAGATGAAGTGGTTGAGAGGACTTTCAAGGAGATCTGGTAAACAGGTTATAATGTCAATTCTCATTCAACCAAGTGGGGAAAGTATATTAAACAAAAAGATAATCTGGAAATAACATGAAATATGTAGCGAGAGGGGGAATCGAACCCCCGACCTTCGGGTTATGAATCCGACGCTCTAACCGCCTGAGCTACCTCGCCAAGCACCATTTTCCCAACCACTATAGCTATAGCACTACACTATATAATAAGGAAAGTACCTAAATTGTTTCTATATTTAAGGTAAAGTTAGTCATAAATTTCTAGAAATGTTCGATTTTGGTATAAAAAAAGTAGACAAACTGCTATTAAAGAGCTTTATAGTGACGTTTATATCGCTATTGATACTGGTATTATTCGTACTAGTTACACATAGTTTTTTTTTAATGCTTAATAGCTTTGTAGGTAAGGGGCTAGGATTTTTTGTTTATGCAAAACTTTTATACTACATAGGAATAAGTTTATTTCCACAAGCTTTCCCGATTGCCGTTTTGGTGTCTTCTCTTATTGTTTTTGGTAATTTTTCTGAAAGTTTTGAATTAACAGCTATGCGTTCAGTAGGAATGTCCCTCCAACGTATGCTACGTTTCCCATTTATGTTTATTCTACTATTGAGTATAGCACTATTCTACTTTAAAGATTATGTCCATCCAACTACCAAACATAAGATCTTTGCCTTGGGTGACGATATAATAAAAAAACGATCTGCCTTGTTTATTCAAGAAGGTGTTTTCTGTAACAATATACCTGAATATGGTATTCATGTAGATAAAAAACTGAATGATAATGGAGAAATGCAAGGTATTGTGGTTTATGACCATACGAAAAGTTATGGTAACGTTGCAATAACTATTGCAGAAAAAGGACGACTACATACTACGTTGGATGAAAATTATCTAGTTATGGAACTTTCTAATGGACATAACTATGTAGAAGCATTGCCCAATAACAAAAATAGTTTTAGCGATGATAAAAAAACTTTTTATAGAAATAATTTTACAAGCCAGACAATAAAAATTAGTTTAGACACATTAAAACTAGGTAACACGAAAGAGCAATATGTATATGAGCCTCGCACAAGAACCCATCCACAACTTAGAGCAATGATTGAAAAAAATCAACAAAGAGTTATGGATCAAGCGAACTATGTTCAAGACCTCCTTGCACAACAAGCGCTGCATTACATGCCACCACCCGTTACGCATAACGCTAACCTTTCTGATCTTAAAAAGCAAGAAGAGGTTACGCAGGACGTTCCATTAATTGATGAAACTGATTTTATGTCATTTAGAAAACGGCTTGTGAAGAAAGAAATGGTTTCAAATACCGATCAAAAAGACAATCCATACTTTACGGAACAAGTTGTTAATCATAGTTTGTATGCTATAGACAAAATAAAAAAATCTTTACTAGAACAAAAACATTATGAAACAAAAATTGTAGAATATTTTCATTATGCTCTATTTGAGAAAGAACATCGCCTGGCTATAGCCATACAGTGTCTCATAATGTTTCTCCTAGCAGCACCTCTAGGGTGTGTTATTAGACGAGGTGGTTTTGGTGTATCTGTAGCTATAAGTTCCTTTTTTGGATTATTAGAATACATCCTCTCTCTAGTTGGAAGAGATTGGGCTTACGAAGGAACCATTTCACCCCTTTTAGGGGCTTGGTTGGCCAACCTTATATTATTCCCCTTTTGTTGCTTCTTTCTAGCAAAAGCACAACAAGGTCGAGGATTGTCTTTACTAAGTGGTTGGCATACTTGTACAGCAAGAATAAAAAAAATGATAGGTATCAGACGCAATACAACTTCACATATAGGTCATTAACTATCCCAAACATATATTATTTAACGGAAGTTATAACGTTCTCAACTTAAGGGCACCACCCTTTTTTATTTTAATAAAAAAGAGCTAGACCTGTTGCGTAAGTCCCAGGCGACTTGAAGTAGATAAAAATCTATTCAAAAACCATTTTTTCTTCATGATAAAATGACAAACATATTCCGTTTTTGTGCTTATTTTAAGCGTTTATGAGTAAATTGCTATATGCAAAAACAAAAGTTTTAGATCCGCTTACTTACGCAACAGGTCTATTGTTAGAAAGAAGAGCAGATTTATCAACTATCTGCGCCCAATTACCCCTTTGTGCTTGACATGCTTAGGAACATAATTGTTCAATTATACTTTGTATATCTTGTTTATTTTGTTCTTGTTCGTTTTTTTTCAATGCTATACCTAGCGGAGTATCACCATTTTTATTTTGTAGATCCAAAGCAATGGAACGGGGCTTTAAGAACTCTATGAGTTTTTTAGCTAGTGATAGATTGTTATTTTTTAGTGCTACATGTAGCGGAGTATCACCATCTTTATTTTGTGAATTAAAGTCATGAGCAATCAAGCCATATTCGAGATTTGGTGGAAGTGCAGTAGACAAAAATCCCGTAGTTATTTCTGCAACCACTTCTACAGACACCTTGTTTGATGGCATCATGGCTGCTAGCAAATGCAGCGGAGTATTACCTTCCTTATTTTTTTCATGTGTATTGTCAAGAGATGTTAGTTTCTTATGTATTAACTCCCTTAACTGTACAAGCTGTGGAAAATCCTCTGGTTTTTGTTCTTGTAGCATTTGTTGTATTTTTAATATTACTAAATGCAGTACAGTGTTACCATCGGAGTCTCCTATCCTTGTATCAATATCTTTATGCTGCAACAGCGATTTTGCCCCTTCAATCCAATCACTAAAAATTGCTGAATGTAGAGCAGTTTGACCGTTTTCTGGATTAACTGCATTTATTATTTCAGGAGTAATGTTGGGATCTTTCAATGTGTCTTGAAGCAGTGTTATGTCTTTTGAATCAACTGTAACATGCACAAATGGTTTTTCTTTATTTGGATCACTGGTTTGTGTACCGACTGTATTGTTTGTGACTGTATAATCAGTTTGCGTACCTACTGTATTTGTAGAGACTGTAGATGTGTTCACCTCTCCCCCATTCATATGTTGTGCTTTCATGCAACAACCACTGTTCAATACATAAGATAATGTGTTCATAGTAGTCATTGCTACCATGTTGATTTTTTTCTTTTTTAATTTCAATAAAGCACTATTATTAAGCATAAAATATAAATTTCCCAGGATTAAAATGTAAACGTAATTATAAACAAACAAGTAAAAATAAGTACGAAAATAACCAATTTAGCAATTAAATCCTACCTATTATTTGATACATTCGTACAAACAGGAAGCCATATTGCTTGGAGCTTATATAAAAGCAATTTATTATTGTATAATGTTATTTATTTTTAGTAAAACTGTTAATTTTAGATTCTATACTTACTTTAGATTCTATACTTAAAATATGGCAAAAAATTTAGTCATTGTTGAATCACCTGCAAAGGCGAAAACCATTGAAAACTATTTAGGAATTGATTATCAAGTAGCTTCCTCTAATGGACATATTAGGGACCTGATTAAAGGAAATAATGCGGTCAATGTTGCACAAGGATTTTTACCCAGTTATGAAATCACTCCCGGCAAGGAACGTGTTGTACAACACCTTAAGAAATTAGCCAAGGAATCTACCTGTGTTTATTTAGCAAGCGATGATGACCGAGAAGGGGAGTCTATCTCATGGCATCTAAAGGAAGCACTCCAACTTACAGATGATAAAGTACAACGTATTGTTTTTAGAGAAATTACGAAAACCGCTGTCTTAAATGCATTAAAGCAACCACGTGCCATAGATTTGGATCTAGTTGATGCACAACAAGCAAGACGTGTTTTAGATAGATTGGTCGGCTATGATTTGTCCCCATTGTTGTGGAAAAAAATTAAACCTGGCCTCTCTGCGGGCCGTGTACAATCTGTTGCCGTAAGAATGGTAGTAGAACGTGAAAGGGCTATCGATAATTTTGTTGTTACTTTTCATTTTTCTATATCCGCATTTTTTCCACTGCCAACAGGACAGTTACTGAAAGCAGATTTGCCAGAGAAATTTAAAACAGAACAGGATGCATTAGCCTTCTTAGAACAGTGTAAAGATGCTGCTTTTTCCATTAAAGCATTAGATAAAAAAGCATTAAAAAGATCTCCTTCAGCCCCCTTTATTACGTCAACATTACAGCAAGAAGCGAGTAGAAAGTTAGGATACTCCGTAACCCGTACAATGATATTGGCTCAGCAGTTATATGAAACGGGTAAAATTTCTTATATGAGAACAGACTCTCTAAATCTTTCTGCAGATGCCGTACAACATATATCTAAAGAAGTTACGGAAACCTATGGGAAAGAATATTTTCATGCAAGAAGCTATAAAACCAAATCATCTACTGCGCAAGAAGCTCATGAAGCAATACGTCCTACTGATTTTTCCGCAAAAATAGTCAGTAACAATAGAGACGAACAACGCTTATACGAACTCATTTGGTCTAGAGCAATGGCCTCTCAAATGGCCGACGCACAGATAGAAAAGACGGTAGCAACCATTCAAATCTCTACCTCCGACCAAACACTTGTTGCAACAGGAGAAGTGCTAAAATTTGAAGGTTTTCTTAAAGCATATGCACGTGCTAAAGATGAAGATGAAGAGTCTGATGATGCAGCAGAAATGCTTCCACCACTACATATAGGTCAAGTATTACCCCTTGAAAAGATGTTAGCTAGACAACGATTTGCCAATCCTCCACCCCGTTATACCGAAGCTGCCTTGGTTAGGGATCTAGAAGAAAGAGAAATTGGTCGACCATCTACCTATGCACCTATTATTTCCACTATTCAAAAAAGGGGTTATATTAAATTAGAGTCTCGTGAGGGCTTTCCCCGTTCATATACACTCCTTACTTTGGAAAACAAACAGATTCAAACGCAGCAGTTAACAGAGATCGTTCGTGCAGAAAAGCAGAAACTATTTCCTACCGATATAGCTGCAATAGTGAATGACTTTTTAGTTAAACACTTTTCCGATGTCACTGACTATAATTTCACGGCACATGTAGAAAAAGAACTAG is part of the Cardinium endosymbiont of Culicoides punctatus genome and harbors:
- the rho gene encoding transcription termination factor Rho — protein: MYNIGDLNQKLISELREIAENFKVKNYKTLTKEELIYKILDQQAILPTDEVAPTKNNVSTITRSRSREVTSTTPSRRTHLKSNMADTQTEQKPVAEGKNGDGYTIESTEGAGNSNSEDYSVSGIPIGKEAKEPIAVSEKNYNNRKESPAFTLDTTIEGEGVLEIMQDGYGFLRSSDYHYLASPDDVYVSPSQIKLFNLKTGDTIRGKIRPPKEGEKYFALLKVVYMNGVTTEEGRNRIPFEHLTPLFPHEKLNISNGANQYSTRIMDLFSPIGKGQRGMIVAQPKTGKTVLLKEIANAIAANHPEAYLIVLLIGERPEEVTDMARNVKAEVIASTFDEQAERHVKVSNIVLEKAKRMVECGRDVVILLDSITRLARAHNTVSPSSGKILSGGIDANALHKPQRFFGAARNVENGGSLTILATALIDTGSKMDEVIFEEFKGTGNMELQLDRKLANKRIYPAIDVPASGTRREELLIGKEELARIWILRNIMSDMSSVEAMDFLLKKMRGTRNNEEFLVSMSN
- a CDS encoding LptF/LptG family permease yields the protein MFDFGIKKVDKLLLKSFIVTFISLLILVLFVLVTHSFFLMLNSFVGKGLGFFVYAKLLYYIGISLFPQAFPIAVLVSSLIVFGNFSESFELTAMRSVGMSLQRMLRFPFMFILLLSIALFYFKDYVHPTTKHKIFALGDDIIKKRSALFIQEGVFCNNIPEYGIHVDKKLNDNGEMQGIVVYDHTKSYGNVAITIAEKGRLHTTLDENYLVMELSNGHNYVEALPNNKNSFSDDKKTFYRNNFTSQTIKISLDTLKLGNTKEQYVYEPRTRTHPQLRAMIEKNQQRVMDQANYVQDLLAQQALHYMPPPVTHNANLSDLKKQEEVTQDVPLIDETDFMSFRKRLVKKEMVSNTDQKDNPYFTEQVVNHSLYAIDKIKKSLLEQKHYETKIVEYFHYALFEKEHRLAIAIQCLIMFLLAAPLGCVIRRGGFGVSVAISSFFGLLEYILSLVGRDWAYEGTISPLLGAWLANLILFPFCCFFLAKAQQGRGLSLLSGWHTCTARIKKMIGIRRNTTSHIGH
- the topA gene encoding type I DNA topoisomerase; translation: MAKNLVIVESPAKAKTIENYLGIDYQVASSNGHIRDLIKGNNAVNVAQGFLPSYEITPGKERVVQHLKKLAKESTCVYLASDDDREGESISWHLKEALQLTDDKVQRIVFREITKTAVLNALKQPRAIDLDLVDAQQARRVLDRLVGYDLSPLLWKKIKPGLSAGRVQSVAVRMVVERERAIDNFVVTFHFSISAFFPLPTGQLLKADLPEKFKTEQDALAFLEQCKDAAFSIKALDKKALKRSPSAPFITSTLQQEASRKLGYSVTRTMILAQQLYETGKISYMRTDSLNLSADAVQHISKEVTETYGKEYFHARSYKTKSSTAQEAHEAIRPTDFSAKIVSNNRDEQRLYELIWSRAMASQMADAQIEKTVATIQISTSDQTLVATGEVLKFEGFLKAYARAKDEDEESDDAAEMLPPLHIGQVLPLEKMLARQRFANPPPRYTEAALVRDLEEREIGRPSTYAPIISTIQKRGYIKLESREGFPRSYTLLTLENKQIQTQQLTEIVRAEKQKLFPTDIAAIVNDFLVKHFSDVTDYNFTAHVEKELDKIAQGSKIWNQMLAEFYSVFYTKIQSTSDVDRSMINHTRYLGKDPETNASVVVRLGKYGPLVQLGVEADERQEAPRFAGLRPNQRMETITLEAALDLFKLPREIGIFEEAPMVVNIGRFGPYIKHGSSFYSIGKENDPFTIGAVKAIEIITTKRKADAEKLIKTFPDSEIQILNGRWGAYIKSEKKNVRIPKDIPDPKLLSLEECLKILEHNAAKKGKKDK
- the trmD gene encoding tRNA (guanosine(37)-N1)-methyltransferase TrmD — its product is MRIDIITCLPDLLESPLNHFIFKRAITQNLLSICVHNLRDYTLYKHGKIDDYPYGGDSGMLLMIEPIVNCIRTLQKARNYDEIIYMAPDGKQLTQSLINACSLKQNIILLCGHYKGVDERVREHFITMEISLGDYVLSGGELPAIILADAIVRVIPGVISDACSALTDSFQDNLIAPPAYTRPYAYEGITVPDVLVSGDHRAIQEWKQQQMIKRTEERRPHLLEKDIPIE
- a CDS encoding ankyrin repeat domain-containing protein; translated protein: MLNNSALLKLKKKKINMVAMTTMNTLSYVLNSGCCMKAQHMNGGEVNTSTVSTNTVGTQTDYTVTNNTVGTQTSDPNKEKPFVHVTVDSKDITLLQDTLKDPNITPEIINAVNPENGQTALHSAIFSDWIEGAKSLLQHKDIDTRIGDSDGNTVLHLVILKIQQMLQEQKPEDFPQLVQLRELIHKKLTSLDNTHEKNKEGNTPLHLLAAMMPSNKVSVEVVAEITTGFLSTALPPNLEYGLIAHDFNSQNKDGDTPLHVALKNNNLSLAKKLIEFLKPRSIALDLQNKNGDTPLGIALKKNEQEQNKQDIQSIIEQLCS